In Burkholderia sp. PAMC 26561, the following are encoded in one genomic region:
- a CDS encoding type II secretion system F family protein, with the protein MSPENTQTLINLLMLLALFAALAIWWQTKHGGNRGRIAERARLAVRNQQLITAPEDEVVEEEAFKARLVRRLGALGEKLPLFDAKYRAKLQRDMVQSGYRSQSAASVLLSVKFCFGLAAAAVTIMMGTHLPVVGPYPLMRGVAMLGAFIVGMMIPEYAVSFRSSRRNKRMAGSLPDALDLLVICTNAGNSLAVSIRRVADELATICPPLSEEFMLTADELKLSGDSTRALMSLGERIDLPSIRALISTLTQSMRYGTPITQALRTLSRTERLQHIVSLEEKAAKLAPKMVLPMMLFILPAVVAVAAGPAVIQLMDFLHK; encoded by the coding sequence ATGAGCCCCGAGAACACCCAGACCCTCATCAACCTGCTGATGCTGCTTGCGCTGTTCGCCGCGCTCGCCATCTGGTGGCAGACGAAGCACGGCGGCAACCGCGGACGCATTGCCGAGCGGGCGCGCCTGGCTGTGCGCAACCAGCAGCTCATCACTGCGCCCGAGGACGAGGTGGTGGAAGAGGAAGCGTTCAAGGCGCGCCTCGTGCGCCGTCTCGGCGCACTCGGCGAGAAGCTCCCGCTGTTTGACGCCAAATACCGCGCGAAGCTGCAGCGGGACATGGTGCAGAGCGGCTACCGCAGCCAGTCGGCCGCCTCCGTGCTGCTCTCGGTCAAGTTCTGCTTCGGTCTGGCGGCAGCCGCCGTGACGATCATGATGGGCACACACCTGCCCGTCGTGGGTCCCTATCCGCTAATGCGCGGCGTCGCGATGCTCGGCGCGTTCATTGTCGGCATGATGATTCCGGAATACGCCGTGTCGTTCCGCTCGTCGCGCCGCAACAAGCGCATGGCGGGTTCCCTGCCCGACGCGCTCGACCTGCTCGTCATCTGCACGAACGCCGGTAACAGCCTCGCCGTGAGCATCCGGCGCGTCGCCGACGAACTCGCGACCATCTGCCCGCCGCTGTCCGAGGAATTCATGCTGACCGCCGACGAACTCAAGCTCTCCGGCGACAGCACCCGCGCGCTGATGAGCCTCGGCGAGCGCATAGACCTGCCGTCGATCCGCGCGCTGATCTCGACCCTCACCCAGTCTATGCGGTACGGCACCCCCATCACGCAGGCGCTGCGCACGCTTTCGCGCACGGAGCGCCTGCAGCACATCGTCTCTCTCGAGGAGAAGGCGGCGAAGCTCGCCCCGAAGATGGTCCTGCCGATGATGCTGTTTATTCTCCCGGCGGTCGTCGCCGTTGCGGCCGGCCCGGCCGTCATCCAGCTCATGGACTTCCTGCACAAATGA
- a CDS encoding type II secretion system F family protein, with protein MVITVLDLRSKLPEARIRTRMQQSFVAKPTVKGVLEADAMFTVDRRENALTRWFSPKLARLRTVSGKRGIRIVIGAIVGGELVALLMTHFMPLPDFSKPLLIFGLPVFLCMRAYNGLVQGFRKKFLDGFPDVIDLIVRAVRAGVPVTHVIGSAAEECPEPLKREFKLMGDSLQVGRDLDEVLATAMRRIEVADFSFFCVCLLLQRETGGQLGETLENLAVIVRTRREIRQKTKALTAEARITTKILAAIPICIMACLYLMNRDYIMILFNTEAGHKLLTYALVSVVFGLVLISKLARLDTSR; from the coding sequence ATGGTGATCACCGTGCTCGACCTGCGTAGCAAGCTGCCGGAAGCGCGCATCAGGACGCGCATGCAGCAGTCGTTTGTGGCCAAGCCGACGGTAAAAGGCGTCCTCGAAGCTGACGCGATGTTTACCGTCGACCGTCGCGAGAACGCGCTCACCCGCTGGTTCAGCCCGAAGCTCGCGCGCTTGCGCACGGTGTCGGGCAAACGCGGTATCCGCATCGTGATCGGGGCGATCGTGGGCGGGGAGCTGGTCGCGCTGCTCATGACCCATTTCATGCCGTTGCCCGACTTCAGCAAGCCGCTCCTGATCTTCGGCCTGCCCGTGTTCCTCTGCATGCGCGCGTACAACGGACTCGTGCAGGGTTTTCGCAAGAAATTCCTCGACGGCTTCCCGGACGTCATTGACCTCATCGTGCGTGCGGTCCGCGCGGGCGTGCCAGTCACGCACGTGATCGGTTCGGCGGCGGAGGAGTGTCCGGAGCCGCTCAAACGCGAGTTCAAGCTGATGGGCGATTCGCTGCAGGTCGGGCGCGATCTCGACGAAGTGCTTGCCACCGCGATGCGGCGCATCGAGGTAGCCGACTTCTCGTTCTTCTGCGTGTGCCTGCTGCTGCAGCGCGAGACCGGCGGCCAGCTCGGCGAAACGCTCGAGAACCTAGCGGTCATCGTGCGCACGCGCCGCGAGATCCGCCAGAAGACCAAGGCGCTCACTGCCGAGGCCCGCATCACGACGAAGATCCTCGCCGCGATCCCGATCTGCATCATGGCCTGTCTCTACCTGATGAACCGGGACTACATCATGATCCTCTTTAACACGGAGGCCGGTCACAAGCTGCTCACCTACGCGCTCGTGTCGGTCGTCTTCGGTCTCGTGCTGATCAGCAAGCTGGCCCGCCTGGACACGTCGCGATGA
- a CDS encoding CpaF family protein has protein sequence MFGQKLIAPGENVAPLIVNEARSLGAESHVAASPPAAVTPTYTPIVAGNEALVRSELFKIVRTGVFASMNASAVVGKTREQMKPGVEQLVLTIAERERLNVTMSEQGQMVVELLNDMFGLGPIEPLLADDTVSDVLVNGPDQVYVERFGRLELTPYKFRDNAHVTSVAQRIAAGVGRRVDESSPMVDARLADGSRVNVVLPPLAIHGASISIRKFSKRNITLHRMAQQGNMSHAMADVLKLASTCRLNIIVSGGTGSGKTTLLNALSHFIGLGERTVTIEDAAELQLVQPHVVSLETRPENAEGLGAVTQRDLVRNALRMRPDRIILGETRGAEAFDVLQAMNTGHDGSMTTIHANTPRDGITRLESMVMMANGNLPLLSIRRQIASAVHLIVQIERMRDGMRRVTRITEVVGMEGDVIITQDLFTFRFDASGYSEEVKGIYESASVRPAFSERAAYYGLEDALMEAMKS, from the coding sequence ATGTTCGGACAGAAACTGATCGCGCCCGGCGAGAACGTCGCGCCGCTCATCGTCAACGAAGCGCGCTCGCTGGGCGCGGAATCACATGTTGCGGCCAGTCCGCCGGCGGCCGTCACGCCAACCTACACGCCGATCGTGGCGGGCAACGAGGCACTGGTGCGCTCGGAGCTCTTCAAGATCGTGCGCACGGGCGTGTTCGCCTCGATGAACGCGTCGGCGGTGGTCGGCAAGACGCGCGAGCAGATGAAACCGGGCGTGGAGCAGCTCGTGCTCACGATCGCCGAGCGCGAGCGCCTGAACGTGACGATGTCCGAGCAGGGGCAGATGGTCGTGGAACTGCTCAACGACATGTTCGGTCTCGGTCCGATCGAGCCGCTGCTTGCCGACGACACTGTGTCCGACGTGCTCGTGAACGGTCCCGACCAGGTCTATGTGGAACGCTTCGGCCGCCTCGAACTCACGCCCTACAAGTTCCGCGACAACGCGCACGTGACGAGCGTGGCGCAACGCATCGCGGCGGGCGTGGGCCGCCGCGTGGACGAGAGCAGCCCGATGGTCGACGCGCGGCTCGCCGACGGCAGCCGCGTGAACGTCGTGCTGCCGCCGCTTGCGATCCACGGCGCGAGCATCTCTATCCGGAAATTCTCGAAGCGCAACATCACGCTGCACCGCATGGCCCAGCAGGGCAACATGTCCCACGCAATGGCAGACGTGCTGAAGCTCGCGAGCACCTGCCGGCTCAACATAATCGTGTCGGGCGGCACCGGCTCGGGCAAGACCACGTTGCTCAACGCGCTGTCCCACTTCATCGGGCTCGGCGAGCGCACCGTGACGATCGAGGACGCGGCTGAACTGCAGCTCGTGCAGCCGCACGTGGTGAGCCTGGAAACCCGGCCGGAAAACGCGGAAGGGCTCGGCGCGGTAACGCAGCGCGATCTTGTGCGCAACGCGCTGCGGATGCGCCCGGACCGCATCATCCTCGGCGAGACGCGCGGCGCCGAAGCCTTCGACGTGCTGCAGGCTATGAACACCGGTCACGACGGCTCGATGACCACGATCCACGCGAACACGCCGCGCGATGGCATCACGCGTCTGGAAAGCATGGTGATGATGGCCAACGGCAACCTGCCGCTGCTCTCCATTCGCCGCCAGATCGCGAGCGCCGTGCACCTGATCGTGCAGATCGAGCGGATGCGCGACGGCATGCGCCGCGTGACGCGCATCACCGAGGTGGTGGGCATGGAAGGCGACGTCATCATCACGCAGGACCTCTTCACCTTCCGTTTCGACGCGTCAGGCTACAGCGAGGAAGTGAAGGGCATCTACGAGAGTGCCTCGGTGCGCCCGGCCTTCTCCGAGCGCGCGGCCTATTACGGACTTGAGGACGCGCTGATGGAGGCGATGAAGTCATGA
- a CDS encoding AAA family ATPase, translating to MSTTDFKLAKPNSAVRAADFIAFVSDRATEQVLKSFVLEQAMPHVHVAVGDINAAIAYVSKLERSPLFLLIDLHGSAMPLSDLGRMSEVCEPSVQVVALGERNDVGLFRSLLKLGVRDYLVKPLTVELLKRTVNVLEGKVTQVTSARVGKTIAFTGTRGGVGVTTLALNLARHLADTTHRRVAYIDLDMNGGGANSMLGIQSNGGLTDALTNMHRLDPLYLDRTLVASSARLFVLSAELDYSVEHPFQAGALKRVLQLLCDSFHYVLIDIADPVGPLASEALDHATRVYLIADRTVHSTRQTIRMLRYIEDRDNGPQTSLLLNSPNASTAGKVQTVDFVSAVGRNVLHEVQFEAKALSVAENLGEAPKDKTSTGINQSITRIANDLTGQHVSTERSLLQMFKRRRS from the coding sequence ATGAGCACCACCGACTTCAAGCTCGCGAAACCGAACTCGGCCGTGAGAGCCGCCGACTTCATCGCCTTCGTCTCCGACCGCGCAACCGAGCAGGTGCTGAAGAGCTTCGTGCTCGAGCAAGCAATGCCGCACGTTCACGTGGCCGTCGGCGACATCAACGCGGCGATCGCGTATGTCTCGAAGCTCGAGCGCTCGCCGCTCTTCCTTCTGATCGACCTGCATGGCTCAGCGATGCCGTTGTCCGACCTCGGCCGCATGTCCGAGGTGTGCGAGCCGTCGGTGCAAGTGGTCGCGCTCGGCGAGCGCAACGACGTCGGCCTCTTTCGCAGCCTGCTCAAGCTCGGCGTGCGCGACTACCTCGTGAAGCCGCTGACGGTGGAACTGCTCAAGCGCACCGTCAACGTACTGGAGGGCAAGGTCACCCAGGTCACCTCGGCGCGCGTCGGCAAGACGATCGCCTTCACGGGCACGCGTGGCGGCGTCGGAGTGACGACGCTCGCGCTCAATCTCGCGCGGCATCTGGCCGACACGACGCACCGCCGGGTCGCCTACATCGACCTCGACATGAACGGCGGCGGAGCCAACAGCATGCTCGGCATCCAGAGCAACGGCGGCCTGACCGACGCGCTCACTAACATGCACCGGCTTGATCCGCTCTATCTCGACCGCACGCTGGTCGCGAGCAGCGCGCGCCTGTTCGTCCTGTCGGCCGAGCTCGACTATTCGGTCGAGCATCCATTCCAGGCGGGCGCGTTGAAGCGCGTGCTGCAATTGCTGTGCGACAGCTTCCACTACGTGCTGATCGACATCGCCGATCCGGTCGGCCCGCTCGCCTCCGAGGCGCTCGACCACGCGACGCGCGTCTACCTGATCGCCGACCGCACCGTCCACTCGACGCGCCAGACCATCCGCATGCTGCGTTACATTGAGGATCGCGACAACGGCCCGCAGACCTCGCTCCTGCTCAACAGCCCAAACGCATCGACGGCGGGCAAGGTGCAGACCGTCGACTTCGTCTCGGCGGTCGGCCGCAACGTGCTGCATGAGGTGCAGTTCGAGGCGAAGGCGCTGTCGGTGGCCGAGAATCTCGGCGAGGCGCCGAAGGATAAGACCTCGACCGGCATCAACCAGTCGATCACCCGCATTGCGAACGACCTGACCGGGCAGCACGTGAGCACTGAGCGCTCGCTCCTGCAGATGTTCAAGCGCAGGAGGTCCTGA
- a CDS encoding CpaD family pilus assembly lipoprotein, translating into MSTEIYRAETMNYARTFKLLAACIAALPLAGCLTPPRGMPDETVIGYDGHKAIAPDCEPLEHRSLLLDGGLPRPTMAWGCATYTNLAAQVANPRDFVAPAKLAPADAAVAASAVRRYETGRIIPLDEATSRSSK; encoded by the coding sequence ATGTCTACTGAGATCTACCGAGCCGAAACCATGAACTACGCACGCACCTTCAAGCTTCTCGCCGCCTGCATCGCGGCGCTCCCGCTAGCCGGCTGCCTGACGCCGCCGCGCGGCATGCCGGACGAAACGGTCATCGGCTACGACGGCCACAAGGCGATCGCCCCCGACTGCGAACCGCTCGAGCACCGCTCACTGCTGCTCGATGGCGGCTTGCCGCGCCCGACCATGGCGTGGGGCTGCGCGACCTATACGAATCTCGCCGCGCAGGTGGCCAATCCGCGCGACTTTGTGGCGCCCGCCAAACTGGCGCCGGCTGATGCCGCCGTCGCCGCGAGCGCGGTGCGCCGCTACGAGACCGGCCGGATCATTCCGCTCGACGAAGCGACTTCGCGCAGTTCGAAGTAA
- a CDS encoding type II and III secretion system protein family protein, protein MKTQVSSSPLSRALAAIVLWAGSLLLATPAFAATPLPATPRGVPLKPAAMATAGELDIDAGKGSLVHLNEDATSVFVADPAIADVQAPSPKAVFVLGKKAGTTTLYVLGANNKTLLQRTVVVSRDMGALRTMVAQRFPAMNLQLTTGNGSLEISGQAANAADADAVVQSVTPYLGEKEVLVNRMTIDRPQQVQLRVRITEVDRNITQQLGINWQSLGHAAGNFFAGVYSGRPLYDLTNPLTSSTGQVSYPVNLPTNNAYGIFGAFHTNGTDIQGVLDALNQEGLITILAEPSLVALSGQTASFLAGGEFPIPVSQINGVISIEFKQFGVKLDFTPTVLSEGRISLKVRPEVSQIDTTVSVTTGGVTVPGLSVRRADTTVELASGQSFAIGGLLQSNTTDVVSQIPGIGSIPILGKLFSSSNYQNNKTELVIMVTPYLVEPTNPGQLRTPIESLVSPSNDVEYSLRRQQGDTTSSQGPQPRLVGAAGYVY, encoded by the coding sequence ATGAAAACGCAGGTCAGTTCCTCACCCCTTAGCAGAGCGCTCGCGGCCATCGTGTTGTGGGCCGGATCCCTGCTGCTCGCGACGCCGGCCTTCGCCGCGACGCCTCTTCCCGCGACGCCTCGCGGGGTGCCGCTCAAGCCTGCCGCCATGGCCACCGCGGGCGAGCTCGATATCGACGCCGGCAAGGGCAGCCTCGTGCATCTGAACGAAGACGCGACGTCGGTGTTCGTCGCCGATCCGGCGATCGCCGACGTGCAAGCGCCCTCGCCGAAAGCCGTGTTCGTGCTCGGCAAGAAGGCCGGCACCACAACGCTCTACGTGCTCGGCGCAAACAACAAGACGCTCCTGCAGCGCACAGTCGTGGTGTCCCGCGACATGGGGGCGCTGCGCACGATGGTCGCGCAGCGTTTCCCTGCGATGAACCTGCAGCTCACGACCGGCAACGGCTCGCTGGAAATCTCTGGACAAGCCGCCAACGCCGCCGACGCCGATGCCGTCGTGCAATCGGTCACGCCGTATCTCGGCGAGAAGGAAGTGCTCGTCAACCGCATGACGATCGACCGGCCGCAGCAGGTGCAATTGCGCGTGCGCATCACGGAGGTCGATCGCAACATCACGCAGCAGCTCGGCATCAACTGGCAGTCGCTCGGCCACGCAGCCGGCAACTTCTTCGCGGGCGTCTACAGTGGCCGGCCACTCTACGACCTGACCAATCCGTTGACGAGCTCGACGGGCCAAGTCAGCTACCCGGTCAACCTGCCGACCAACAACGCCTACGGCATCTTCGGCGCGTTCCATACCAACGGAACCGACATCCAGGGCGTGCTCGACGCGCTGAACCAGGAAGGCCTAATCACGATCCTCGCGGAGCCGAGCCTCGTCGCGTTGTCGGGGCAGACCGCGAGCTTTCTCGCGGGCGGCGAATTCCCGATCCCGGTCTCGCAGATCAACGGCGTGATCTCGATCGAGTTCAAGCAGTTCGGGGTGAAGCTCGATTTCACGCCGACCGTCTTGAGCGAAGGGCGCATCAGCCTGAAAGTGCGTCCCGAAGTGAGCCAGATCGACACGACGGTAAGCGTCACGACTGGCGGCGTGACCGTGCCGGGCCTGAGCGTGCGCCGCGCTGATACCACCGTGGAACTCGCAAGCGGCCAGAGCTTCGCGATCGGCGGCCTGTTGCAGAGCAACACCACCGACGTGGTCTCGCAGATCCCGGGCATCGGCTCGATCCCGATCCTCGGCAAGCTCTTCTCGTCGTCGAACTACCAGAACAACAAGACCGAGCTCGTGATCATGGTGACGCCGTACCTGGTCGAGCCGACCAATCCGGGCCAGCTGCGCACGCCGATCGAATCGCTCGTCTCGCCGTCTAACGACGTGGAGTACAGCTTGCGCCGCCAGCAGGGCGACACGACCTCGTCGCAGGGCCCGCAGCCGCGTCTCGTCGGTGCGGCTGGATATGTCTACTGA
- the cpaB gene encoding Flp pilus assembly protein CpaB — MSNIIKIGILIVGAILIALVVRVVVASVSRPSVATVNTEKVRIASDDLPQGLLMREDDLKWKDVALEAVPAGAIVSGVPGAVELKGALLRHPVAAGTVLVADDVILPNAPGFLAATLKPGMRAVSVAVDDVSGNAGLIQPGDYVDLLLTQQMDHKTEAPDLAVSSETVVEHVRVLASGSDIIRPKSGNMPDHSERARTVTIEVTPHMGEVVAVAARLGSLSLALRSFATVSKDRNPLASGVAVSSSADAGTPDTTADTPRAPVWAGDISRALRDLPRARAVAVTNAPINVAAAPAPKVVTVYRGSEKPDTSMGAQPGGTGTEGLPPLPVAR; from the coding sequence ATGTCCAACATCATCAAAATCGGCATCCTGATCGTCGGTGCGATCCTGATCGCGCTGGTCGTGCGCGTAGTGGTGGCAAGCGTCTCGCGGCCGTCCGTCGCCACCGTCAACACGGAAAAGGTGCGCATCGCAAGCGACGACCTGCCGCAAGGGCTCCTCATGCGCGAAGACGACCTGAAGTGGAAGGACGTCGCGCTCGAAGCCGTGCCTGCAGGCGCAATCGTTTCCGGGGTGCCGGGCGCGGTCGAGCTGAAGGGCGCGCTGCTGCGCCATCCGGTCGCCGCCGGCACGGTGCTTGTCGCCGACGACGTGATCCTGCCGAACGCGCCGGGTTTTCTCGCGGCAACGCTCAAGCCGGGCATGCGGGCAGTGTCGGTCGCGGTGGACGACGTCTCGGGCAACGCGGGCCTGATCCAGCCGGGCGACTACGTCGACCTGCTGCTCACGCAACAGATGGACCACAAGACCGAAGCGCCGGACTTGGCGGTGTCGAGCGAGACGGTGGTCGAGCACGTGCGCGTTCTCGCGTCGGGGTCCGACATTATTCGCCCGAAAAGCGGCAACATGCCCGACCACAGCGAGCGCGCCCGCACGGTCACCATCGAAGTCACGCCGCACATGGGCGAAGTGGTGGCGGTCGCCGCGCGCCTCGGCAGCTTGTCGCTCGCGCTGCGCAGTTTCGCGACGGTCTCGAAGGACCGCAACCCGCTGGCCTCGGGCGTCGCGGTTTCGTCGAGCGCCGATGCCGGCACGCCAGACACCACCGCCGACACCCCGCGTGCCCCGGTCTGGGCCGGCGACATCTCGCGTGCGCTGCGCGACCTGCCGCGCGCGCGCGCCGTCGCGGTCACCAACGCCCCGATCAATGTCGCGGCGGCGCCGGCGCCGAAGGTCGTCACTGTCTATCGCGGCTCGGAGAAACCCGACACCAGCATGGGCGCCCAGCCGGGCGGCACGGGCACCGAAGGCTTGCCGCCACTGCCGGTTGCGCGTTAA
- a CDS encoding A24 family peptidase: protein MQTLSLVIRLAVLVALLSLAVVDVRERRLPTRQVLIIGALFYVDALVMRMPIAAVLEHTLIALAAFAVCALLFALKMLGGGDAKLASIVFLWAGAPLWLPALMLISVIGTAVSLVSLATRRINPHRRTRLAAALALFSGARGVPYGVALALGGGTVIVLPAALPLFLSR, encoded by the coding sequence GTGCAGACACTGTCCCTCGTCATCCGCCTTGCCGTACTGGTCGCACTGCTGTCGCTCGCAGTCGTCGACGTGCGCGAGCGACGCTTGCCAACCCGACAGGTCCTCATAATTGGTGCGCTGTTCTATGTAGATGCACTCGTCATGCGTATGCCGATTGCCGCGGTCCTCGAACACACGCTGATCGCGCTCGCCGCGTTCGCCGTCTGCGCGCTGTTGTTCGCCTTGAAGATGCTGGGCGGCGGTGACGCCAAGCTCGCTTCGATCGTCTTTCTCTGGGCTGGCGCGCCGTTGTGGCTGCCAGCGCTCATGCTGATCTCGGTGATCGGCACGGCGGTGTCGCTGGTCAGCCTCGCGACGCGCCGCATCAATCCCCACCGACGCACGCGTCTCGCCGCCGCGCTGGCCTTGTTCTCCGGTGCGCGCGGCGTGCCCTACGGTGTCGCGCTCGCCCTGGGTGGCGGAACGGTGATCGTGCTGCCCGCCGCGTTGCCCTTGTTCCTGTCGCGATAG
- a CDS encoding Flp family type IVb pilin, producing the protein MTKFIKFFVRDERGVSAMEYAVLAGIVAVALGAMATTFNSSVATMFTSMFKTISTSQAK; encoded by the coding sequence ATGACCAAGTTCATCAAGTTTTTCGTTCGTGACGAGCGCGGCGTCAGCGCCATGGAATACGCCGTCCTGGCCGGTATCGTTGCAGTGGCGCTCGGCGCAATGGCCACGACGTTCAATTCAAGCGTCGCGACCATGTTCACGAGCATGTTCAAGACCATCTCGACGAGCCAAGCCAAGTAA
- a CDS encoding IS3 family transposase produces MTALEDRKTVIRLIGEATSAGARQAPACSILGLSERTVQRWLCGEPDSLDGRSTRHYEPSHKLSADERAELLAVANSAEFGHLPPSQIVPRLADQQRYIASESTFYRVLRDENQLAHRRSERAPRSCRKPRAVMADAPNQLYSWDITYLPSAIRGQYFYLYLFMDVFSRMIVGWQVYAEESGAQASEVLKDLCAREAIQPDQVILHSDNGGPMKGATMLATLQSLGVMPSLSRPGVSNDNPYSESLFKTLKYRPAYPLKPFDTLCAARDWVTELVRWYNHEHRHSAIRFVTPAQRHRNLDQDILNRRATLYESARQNNPLRWKSQTRNWQRIHVVHLNPDRDDKISAVSQPRNQELKAA; encoded by the coding sequence ATGACCGCCCTTGAAGATCGCAAAACAGTGATCCGTTTGATCGGCGAGGCCACCTCGGCCGGGGCTCGGCAAGCACCTGCGTGTAGCATACTGGGATTGAGCGAGCGTACTGTGCAACGTTGGCTGTGCGGTGAACCTGACTCGCTCGATGGGCGCTCGACGCGACACTATGAACCGTCCCATAAGCTTTCTGCTGATGAACGCGCGGAACTGCTGGCCGTGGCGAACTCTGCCGAATTCGGGCATCTGCCGCCCAGTCAAATCGTTCCCCGGCTGGCCGATCAGCAACGCTACATTGCCTCGGAATCAACCTTCTACCGCGTCCTGCGAGACGAGAACCAACTCGCTCACCGGCGCAGCGAGCGGGCGCCCCGCTCGTGCCGCAAGCCACGCGCTGTCATGGCCGATGCGCCGAACCAGCTTTACAGCTGGGATATCACTTACCTGCCTTCAGCGATTCGCGGGCAGTACTTTTATCTCTATCTATTTATGGACGTGTTCAGCCGCATGATCGTCGGCTGGCAGGTCTATGCCGAGGAGAGCGGTGCCCAGGCAAGCGAGGTCCTCAAGGATCTCTGCGCGCGTGAGGCGATACAGCCAGATCAAGTCATTCTGCATTCCGACAATGGTGGCCCGATGAAGGGCGCCACGATGCTGGCTACCTTGCAGTCCCTGGGCGTCATGCCGTCATTGAGTCGCCCGGGAGTCAGCAACGACAATCCTTATTCAGAATCGCTGTTCAAAACGCTGAAATACCGTCCGGCCTATCCGCTCAAACCGTTCGACACATTATGCGCCGCGCGCGATTGGGTCACCGAACTGGTGCGCTGGTACAACCATGAGCATCGCCACAGCGCGATTCGCTTCGTCACGCCAGCCCAGCGTCACCGAAATCTCGACCAAGACATCTTGAATCGTCGTGCAACCCTCTACGAGAGCGCTCGACAAAATAATCCGCTGCGATGGAAAAGCCAAACGCGCAACTGGCAACGCATTCATGTGGTCCATCTCAATCCGGATCGCGACGACAAAATCAGCGCCGTTTCGCAACCCCGTAACCAGGAGCTAAAAGCAGCTTAA
- a CDS encoding transposase codes for MKTKQTYSAEFKEQALAKVLNRGSRTVGSVADELNMNALTLRKWMRGSATAGRSLDSGHAKRPEDWSPEERLVALHESHGLVDEALNAWCRERGLFAHHLAQWGADFCVAGRAGHRQESAQEIRELKQANMQLQRELNRKEKALAEAAALLVLQKKYRALFEDEAS; via the coding sequence TTGAAGACGAAACAAACGTATTCAGCCGAGTTTAAAGAGCAGGCGCTTGCGAAGGTCCTAAACCGCGGAAGCCGTACAGTCGGATCCGTGGCCGACGAATTGAACATGAATGCACTGACCTTAAGGAAGTGGATGAGAGGTAGCGCCACGGCAGGTCGGAGCTTGGACTCCGGACACGCAAAACGTCCAGAAGACTGGTCGCCGGAAGAGCGACTGGTGGCTTTGCATGAGAGCCATGGGTTGGTCGATGAAGCCCTGAACGCGTGGTGTCGCGAGCGGGGTTTGTTTGCCCATCATCTTGCGCAGTGGGGTGCGGATTTTTGCGTCGCCGGCAGGGCTGGCCATCGCCAAGAGAGCGCTCAGGAGATCCGTGAACTGAAGCAGGCCAATATGCAACTTCAGCGCGAATTGAACCGTAAGGAGAAGGCCTTGGCTGAAGCGGCAGCGCTGTTGGTGCTGCAAAAAAAGTATCGTGCGTTGTTCGAGGACGAGGCGTCATGA
- a CDS encoding PAS domain-containing protein: MKSSAIIIGCSSLPARIDPSYAAFWEYLRKGSHASGEYRRFRKDGKAVWPRATYNPILDIEGRPFEIVKYAVDVTLEK, encoded by the coding sequence ATGAAGTCGTCGGCAATCATCATCGGATGTTCATCACTGCCGGCGAGGATCGATCCGTCTTATGCTGCGTTCTGGGAATATTTGCGGAAGGGTTCGCACGCTTCCGGCGAATATCGACGATTCCGCAAGGACGGGAAGGCCGTCTGGCCGCGTGCAACTTACAACCCTATTCTCGACATCGAAGGCCGCCCGTTCGAGATCGTCAAATATGCCGTCGACGTCACGCTGGAGAAGTAG
- a CDS encoding GGDEF domain-containing protein yields MDGNVLEANDNFLILMAYTLREIFGQHHRVFLDKETAAHTAYARFWCDLREGKSSRRSSDASPRTGRRSGSRRPITRLRPERQALQDRQDRHRHHRRRFARADLSRAQKEVQHDPATGLPNRLGLRKFMRQALSATDSELALFYLDLDHFKPINDTFGHDIGDLVLRTVAPV; encoded by the coding sequence ATGGACGGCAATGTGCTCGAGGCGAACGACAACTTCCTGATCCTGATGGCCTACACGCTCCGCGAAATTTTCGGCCAGCACCATCGCGTGTTCCTCGACAAGGAAACCGCCGCGCATACCGCTTACGCGCGCTTCTGGTGCGATCTGCGCGAGGGCAAGTCCTCTCGTCGAAGTTCAGACGCATCGCCGCGAACGGGGCGGAGGTCTGGATCCAGGCGTCCTATAACCCGTCTACGACCTGAACGGCAAGCCCTTCAAGATCGTCAAGATCGCCACCGACATCACCGCCGACGTTTCGCTCGCGCCGATCTTTCGCGCGCCCAGAAAGAAGTCCAGCACGACCCGGCGACGGGCCTGCCGAACCGGCTCGGTCTGCGCAAGTTCATGCGTCAGGCGCTTTCGGCGACCGACAGCGAACTCGCGCTCTTTTATCTGGATCTCGATCACTTCAAGCCAATCAACGATACGTTCGGCCATGATATCGGCGACCTCGTGCTGCGCACCGTCGCGCCCGTCTGA